In a single window of the Papaver somniferum cultivar HN1 chromosome 8, ASM357369v1, whole genome shotgun sequence genome:
- the LOC113301546 gene encoding uncharacterized protein LOC113301546 isoform X1, whose protein sequence is MRRKPRVTKENQGGNGDDALLKDQSVPKNGTIRRSRRLNNATSSSQDIGMENELDHADVLLGTEGMDNKAEQSCTRSPDVEEKEIKEIKRPSKLAKEKQAAGKSFPSQESSAAEIKLEAKANKYKSMYVDAQKKIRVLQREKNDLIIKLECVNAKLEGYLNGQQIFCGLIHSLKDAYTFTTPAKTTATSLERPSTGDASATPKRSTQTKPRAVKRKKVTWA, encoded by the exons atgcgtAGGAAGCCAAGAGTAACAAAGGAGAATCAAGGAGGGAATGGTGATGATGCACTTCTCAAAGATCAG TCTGTACCAAAAAATGGTACTATTAGGAGATCTCGTAGACTGAATAATGCAACATCTTCTTCCCAGGATATTGGTATGGAAAATGAGTTGGATCATGCAGATGTCTTGTTAGGCACAGAAGGCATGGACAACAAAGCAGAACAAAGTTGCACTCGAAGTCCTGATGTAGAGGAGAAAGAGATCAAGGAGATAAAGCGTCCTTCTAAActcgccaaagaaaaacaa GCCGCAGGGAAGAGCTTCCCATCTCAAGAATCAAGTGCAGCAGAAATTAAGCTAGAGGCAAAAGCTAACAAGTATAAGAGCATGTATGTTGATGCGCAAAAGAAG ATCCGAGTCTTGCAGCGAGAAAAGAATGACCTAATTATAAAGTTGGAATGTGTTAACGCCAAACTTGAAGGG TATCTAAATGGGCAGCAGATTTTCTGTGGGTTAATTCATAGTCTCAAGGATGCatatacttttacaactccagcAAAAACAACAGCAACTTCGTTGGAGCGTCCATCAACTGGTGACGCCAGTGCTACTCCAAAGCGCTCAACTCAAACAAAACCACGAGCAGTTAAAAGAAAGAAAGTCACTTGGGCATAG
- the LOC113301546 gene encoding uncharacterized protein LOC113301546 isoform X2, producing MRRKPRVTKENQGGNGDDALLKDQDIGMENELDHADVLLGTEGMDNKAEQSCTRSPDVEEKEIKEIKRPSKLAKEKQAAGKSFPSQESSAAEIKLEAKANKYKSMYVDAQKKIRVLQREKNDLIIKLECVNAKLEGYLNGQQIFCGLIHSLKDAYTFTTPAKTTATSLERPSTGDASATPKRSTQTKPRAVKRKKVTWA from the exons atgcgtAGGAAGCCAAGAGTAACAAAGGAGAATCAAGGAGGGAATGGTGATGATGCACTTCTCAAAGATCAG GATATTGGTATGGAAAATGAGTTGGATCATGCAGATGTCTTGTTAGGCACAGAAGGCATGGACAACAAAGCAGAACAAAGTTGCACTCGAAGTCCTGATGTAGAGGAGAAAGAGATCAAGGAGATAAAGCGTCCTTCTAAActcgccaaagaaaaacaa GCCGCAGGGAAGAGCTTCCCATCTCAAGAATCAAGTGCAGCAGAAATTAAGCTAGAGGCAAAAGCTAACAAGTATAAGAGCATGTATGTTGATGCGCAAAAGAAG ATCCGAGTCTTGCAGCGAGAAAAGAATGACCTAATTATAAAGTTGGAATGTGTTAACGCCAAACTTGAAGGG TATCTAAATGGGCAGCAGATTTTCTGTGGGTTAATTCATAGTCTCAAGGATGCatatacttttacaactccagcAAAAACAACAGCAACTTCGTTGGAGCGTCCATCAACTGGTGACGCCAGTGCTACTCCAAAGCGCTCAACTCAAACAAAACCACGAGCAGTTAAAAGAAAGAAAGTCACTTGGGCATAG
- the LOC113306407 gene encoding sulfite exporter TauE/SafE family protein 3-like: MKLGWRIIVGTIVGFFGAAFGSVGGVGGGGIYVPMLTLIIGFDPKTSVPISKCMITGAALSTVFYNLKRRHPTLDMPLIDYNLTLLMQPMLLLGISIGVILSEIFNDWMVTVLLIIFFIAMSTMSFCKGVQTWKQETKLKKEVQKVDADPRTEEVLEGNPLPIDDPSHKSTQKEMKTMVPILENVQWKELGFLIFVWIAFLVIQIFKFKTATCSTSYWVLSAAQIPVSVGVTIYEAIGLYKGKKVIASLGEKGVNWKVYQLSFFALVGVIAGTLGGLLGLGGGFIMGPLFLELGIPPQVSTATATFAMFSSSSMSVVEYYLLKRFPVPYALYFFAVATLAALAGQHVVGRIIAILGRASIIIFILVFTMIISTILLGGIGIANMAGKIEHKEYMGFEKLCH, from the exons ATGAAATTGGGATGGAGAATCATCGTAGGAACGATTGTCGGGTTCTTCGGAGCAGCATTTGGAAGCGTAGGTGGAGTCGGAGGAGGTGGTATTTATGTCCCGATGCTGACATTGATCATTGGATTTGATCCAAAAACTTCAGTTCCAATATCTAAAT GTATGATAACAGGAGCAGCTTTGTCAACAGTCTTTTACAACCTAAAAAGGAGACATCCAACACTTGATATGCCGCTCATCGACTATAACTTGACACTTCTCATGCAACCTATGCTCCTGCTTGGTATTAGTATTGGTGTCATTCTCAGTGAAATCTTTAATGACTGGATGGTCACGGTTCTTCTTATCATATTTTTCATAG CTATGTCAACAATGTCATTCTGCAAAGGCGTGCAAACATGGAAGCAGGAAACCAAATTAAAGAAG GAGGTTCAGAAGGTAGACGCCG ATCCTCGAACTGAAGAAGTACTAGAAGGCAATCCTTTACCAATCGACGACCCTAGTCATAAAAGCACTCAAAAAGAGATGAAAACGATG GTCCCAATCCTTGAGAACGTCCAGTGGAAGGAACttggttttcttatttttgtttggaTTGCATTCCTTGTAATACAAATTTTTAAG TTTAAGACGGCAACTTGTTCAACATCATACTGGGTTTTGTCTGCGGCACAG ATCCCAGTTTCCGTTGGAGTGACGATTTACGAGGCAATTGGATTGTACAAGGGAAAGAAAGTGATTGCATCTTTAGGAGAAAAAGGTGTGAACTGGAAGGTCTATCAGCTAAGTTTCTTTGCTTTAGTTGGTGTAATAGCCGGTACACTCGGTGGGCTGTTAGGTCTAGGTGGTGGCTTCATAATGGGTCCTCTCTTCTTAGAGCTGGGAATTCCTCCACAG GTTTCTACTGCAACGGCAACTTTTgccatgttttcatcttcatctatGTCTGTTGTGGAATACTATCTTCTCAAACGTTTTCCTGTCCCTTACG CTCTCTATTTTTTTGCCGTGGCAACTCTAGCTGCACTAGCAGGCCAACATGTAGTGGGAAGGATTATAGCGATATTAGGAAGGGCTTCTATCATAATCTTCATTCTGGTCTTCACAATGATTATCAGTACAATTTTACTTG GTGGTATAGGCATCGCAAACATGGCCGGAAAAATTGAGCATAAAGAGTACATGGGTTTTGAGAAGTTGTGTCATTGA